Proteins encoded in a region of the Solanum dulcamara chromosome 9, daSolDulc1.2, whole genome shotgun sequence genome:
- the LOC129903684 gene encoding zinc finger BED domain-containing protein RICESLEEPER 2-like — protein MEVIGDEHYPLKEDEEKPTMCSTPSLLMPAKFENLFGINNGESDGDGSNGGGLEMVSDGNYHYSKRGGASGGNQQSISNYFAGDSANDSAIKNLKRRIEDWKGGILGNEFLHVRCNAHILNLIVKEGLGEQNESTSRVRNAIKYVKSFVKKVKIDTHGLLTLDIETRWNSTYMMLDTTVKFERAFSKMYDDDHKYLKYCLETNNVGGHPSIDDWKNVKVFINFLEIFYQVTLKFLGISYVTSNSFFHEIFNLQKIICKYVRSEDSILSGLAKKMELKFNKYWGTFESMNKLLFIAVVMDPRYKLKYVEYLFKNSYGCLVGAEKSKKVMDTLSRLYDYYMSSFYEDNTENKSELEKYLVDDLEKTKELDILAWWKISSTGYPIISRMERDVLSIPISTVASESTFSIGGRILDSYRSSLSPKTVEALICTQQ, from the exons ATGGAGGTCATCGGAGATGAGCATTATCCTCTCAAGGAAGATGAAGAGAAGCCGACAATGTGCTCCACACCATCGTTATTGATGCCGGCAAAG TTTGAAAACTTGTTTGGAATCAACAATGGTGAATCCGATGGAGATGGTAGCAACGGCGGAGGCTTAGAAATGGTGAGTG ATGGAAACTACCACTATTCAAAAAGAGGTGGAGCCAGTGGAGGTAACCAACAAAGTATCTCCAATTACTTTGCTGGTGATTCTGCTAATGATTCTGCAATTAAAAACTTGAAGAGAAGAATTGAGGATTGGAAaggaggcatcttaggaaatgaGTTCTTACATGTTAGATGTAATgctcatattttaaatttgatcgTGAAAgaaggactcggtgaacaaaatgaGTCTACTTCTCGGGTAAGAAATGCTATCAAATATGTTAAGTCATTTGTCAAGAAGGTTAAGATTGACACTCATGGTCTTTTGACTTTAGATATTGAGACTAGGTGGAACTCCACATATATGATGTTAGATACAACTGTAAAATTTGAAAGGGCATTTTCAAaaatgtatgatgatgatcacAAGTACCTCAAGTATTGTTTAGAAACAAATAATGTGGGAGGGCATCCATCGATAGATGATTGGAAGAATGTTAAAGTTTTCATtaattttcttgagattttctaCCAGGTAACTTTGAAATTCTTAGGAATTTCATATGTTACTTCCAATTCTTTCTTCCATGAGATCTTTAatcttcaaaagataatttgcaAATATGTTCGTAGTGAAGATTCTATTTTGAGTGGCTTGGCTAAAAAGATGGAGCTTAAATTTAACAAATACTGGGGTACTTTTGAaagtatgaacaaattattATTCATTGCTGTTGTTATGGATCCTCGATACAAGTTGAAATATGTGGAATATCTGTTTAAAAACTCTTATGGTTGTTTGGTGGGAGCCGAAAAATCGAAAAAGGTGATGGATACTTTGAGTCGCTTGTATGATTACTACATGAGTTCTTTTT ATGAAGACAATACTGAAAATAAATCAGAACTTGAGAAGTACTTGGTAGATGATTTGGAAAAGACCAAAGAGTTAGATATTTTGGCTTGGTGGAAAATTTCTTCGACTGGATATCCAATTATTTCTAGGATGGAAAGAGATGTTCtttctattcctatttctaCTGTTGCTTCTGAATCAACTTTTAGCATCGGTGGTCGAATTCTTGACTCTTATCGAAGTTCTTTATCTCCAAAGACAGTAGAAGCTCTTATTtgcactcaacaataa